One Natronolimnobius sp. AArcel1 genomic region harbors:
- a CDS encoding SRPBCC domain-containing protein — protein MEQIELFEEIDAPPAVVWDVLLEFDSYPEWNPFVRAIEGVPATGEQLEVRIEPPDSRGMTFKPTVVAVDEERRLAWAGRLAVPFVFDGYHEFHLEPIDGDGASERTQLLHRETFRGALVPLLFDRDRLERGFEAMNTAVKTRAEARVAATA, from the coding sequence ATGGAACAGATCGAGTTGTTCGAAGAAATAGACGCGCCGCCGGCAGTCGTCTGGGATGTCCTTCTCGAGTTCGACAGCTATCCGGAGTGGAATCCGTTCGTCCGCGCAATCGAGGGCGTTCCTGCCACGGGCGAACAACTCGAGGTTCGGATCGAGCCGCCGGACTCTCGCGGGATGACGTTCAAACCCACCGTCGTCGCCGTCGACGAAGAGCGCCGCCTCGCCTGGGCTGGCCGACTGGCTGTCCCGTTCGTCTTCGATGGCTATCACGAGTTCCACCTCGAGCCAATCGACGGCGACGGGGCGAGCGAACGGACGCAGCTCTTACACCGCGAAACGTTCCGTGGCGCGCTCGTGCCACTGCTGTTCGACCGTGACCGCCTCGAGCGTGGCTTTGAGGCCATGAACACCGCGGTAAAAACACGCGCTGAAGCCCGCGTTGCTGCGACGGCCTGA
- a CDS encoding HAD family hydrolase, whose translation MGANTYDAVIFDNDGVLTTPTEYDVLVEAMRTALETVSDTEPTDEHLETLISPSVASLRQVAETHAVEAETLWRAREQAAIAAQRAEITAGRKHLYDDVAALEQLGVPQAIVSNNQHETIKNILEHLALDGFEVWYGREPTVQGIKRKKPNAYYLESAIDELGVSNPLYVGDSRVDVTAAEKAGIDAAFIRREHRHEYELPTTPAHEIHSLEGLLDLV comes from the coding sequence ATGGGAGCGAACACGTACGATGCGGTTATCTTCGATAACGACGGCGTCCTGACGACGCCGACGGAGTACGACGTGCTGGTCGAGGCGATGCGGACAGCACTCGAGACCGTAAGCGACACCGAACCGACTGACGAGCACCTCGAGACGCTCATCAGCCCGAGCGTTGCCTCGCTGCGACAGGTTGCTGAGACCCACGCAGTCGAGGCCGAAACGCTCTGGCGCGCTCGCGAACAGGCGGCGATTGCGGCCCAACGTGCTGAGATCACGGCCGGGAGAAAGCATCTCTACGATGACGTCGCCGCCCTTGAGCAACTCGGCGTGCCGCAGGCGATTGTGAGCAATAACCAGCACGAGACGATCAAGAATATTCTCGAGCACCTCGCACTGGACGGATTCGAGGTCTGGTACGGGCGAGAGCCGACGGTACAGGGAATCAAGCGCAAGAAACCCAACGCGTACTATCTCGAGTCGGCAATCGACGAGCTGGGCGTCTCGAATCCACTGTACGTCGGCGATAGCCGCGTCGACGTCACTGCGGCCGAGAAGGCCGGAATTGACGCGGCGTTTATCCGTCGTGAGCACCGCCACGAGTACGAGTTGCCGACGACGCCAGCACACGAAATTCACTCGCTCGAGGGTCTCCTTGACCTCGTTTGA
- a CDS encoding AI-2E family transporter encodes MNRGKGFLFLLLAIVALLVVGIVRPFLEYVLLGLILAYVLFPIHGRLVAILNNRFPTARFSEPLSALGLILASLVAIILPLLYVFVAFLGDLQVIYRGESNIETALIESKISEYAGAEINLEEGITLVTEWIFAVFFGDVSGLFASMLHVSLGIALLLFLVFYLLIDGPALVAWLTEASPLSPSVSQTLIDQIDRTTWGAVVGHAFAAVVQALVAGVGFYLVGISNVVFWTIVMVILAFLPLIGVFIVWAPAAVYLYLIDEPTAAMFLAAYGLIVVSFIDYYVRPIVIDKRARINPAAILVGVFGGVYTLGFVGLFVGPILIGVLVAIIETYRTEYHNGQHQQSTAGAVATPDPSHSDSSESTASFDATDEQSRPLR; translated from the coding sequence TTTGTTCCTGTTGCTGGCGATTGTCGCCCTCCTCGTCGTTGGCATTGTTCGCCCGTTTCTGGAATATGTGCTCCTTGGGCTGATCCTCGCGTACGTGCTCTTTCCGATTCACGGTCGGCTGGTTGCGATCCTCAACAACCGCTTCCCCACTGCTCGATTTTCCGAACCGCTGTCGGCTCTGGGACTGATACTGGCCAGTCTCGTCGCGATTATCCTTCCGTTGTTGTACGTGTTCGTCGCGTTCCTCGGCGACTTACAGGTGATTTACCGGGGCGAATCGAACATCGAAACTGCGCTAATCGAGTCGAAAATCTCCGAGTACGCGGGCGCTGAGATCAACCTCGAGGAAGGGATTACGCTCGTTACCGAGTGGATTTTCGCCGTGTTCTTCGGCGACGTGTCCGGGCTGTTTGCGTCGATGCTTCACGTCTCGCTTGGGATTGCACTCTTGTTGTTCCTGGTTTTTTACCTGCTCATCGACGGGCCCGCGCTGGTCGCGTGGCTAACCGAAGCGAGTCCGCTCTCGCCGTCGGTCAGCCAGACACTCATTGATCAGATCGACCGGACGACGTGGGGTGCGGTCGTCGGCCACGCCTTTGCGGCCGTCGTCCAGGCGCTCGTCGCCGGCGTCGGCTTCTATCTGGTGGGCATCTCGAATGTGGTGTTCTGGACGATTGTGATGGTTATTCTGGCGTTCTTGCCACTGATTGGTGTGTTCATCGTCTGGGCACCGGCCGCAGTCTACCTCTATCTCATCGACGAACCGACTGCCGCCATGTTTCTGGCCGCCTACGGCCTCATCGTCGTGAGCTTCATTGACTACTACGTCCGCCCAATCGTCATTGACAAGCGAGCCCGAATCAACCCCGCAGCGATTCTCGTGGGTGTTTTCGGCGGCGTCTACACGCTCGGGTTTGTCGGCCTGTTCGTCGGGCCGATCCTGATCGGCGTCCTCGTCGCGATCATCGAAACCTACCGGACCGAATACCACAACGGACAGCACCAGCAGTCGACGGCCGGGGCTGTTGCTACTCCGGATCCATCACACAGCGACTCGAGTGAGTCGACGGCCTCTTTCGATGCAACCGACGAACAGTCTCGCCCACTGCGATAA